In one Candidatus Binatia bacterium genomic region, the following are encoded:
- a CDS encoding ABC transporter substrate-binding protein has product MRKHPTHRPGSLAETNRRFGHAPFIAILSLCVAVALTATTEAAAPAPRKITLSYSAVSMTWLPVKVAVDKAFFRQQGLEPELIQMRGNIATAALATGDLDFSLNISPVLNGAIQGLGLKLVAGLNTRPLFSLVVRPEIKTAADLKGKVLAVSSFGNTQAILTEKHLQHLGLKKGEYQLLAMGATGARIAALEKNLVQGSLMPPPANVVLENQGYRLLGNTAEIIAHPIAGLGTHESKIKSQPEMIKRVLRATLRGLQFVRSNRSDTVKIIMALAHIGERDAAQVYDLSKAGFSPNGLLTDDDLGIEWGFIQQETRKTNVPVSVAYDMALLREVQRELGIQ; this is encoded by the coding sequence ATGAGAAAACATCCAACGCATCGACCGGGATCGCTCGCTGAGACCAATCGGCGCTTCGGTCACGCTCCTTTCATCGCGATCCTGTCGCTGTGCGTCGCGGTTGCCCTGACGGCGACGACCGAAGCGGCGGCGCCGGCGCCGAGAAAGATCACCCTGTCTTACTCGGCCGTGAGCATGACCTGGCTGCCGGTGAAGGTCGCAGTGGACAAAGCCTTCTTTCGCCAGCAAGGGCTCGAGCCGGAGTTGATTCAGATGCGCGGGAATATCGCCACGGCGGCGCTCGCCACCGGCGATCTGGATTTCTCGCTGAACATTTCTCCCGTCCTTAACGGCGCCATTCAAGGCTTGGGATTGAAGCTCGTCGCGGGTCTCAACACGCGCCCGCTTTTCTCTCTCGTCGTCCGGCCCGAGATCAAAACCGCCGCCGACCTCAAGGGCAAGGTGTTGGCCGTCAGCTCCTTCGGCAACACGCAGGCGATCCTCACGGAGAAGCACCTCCAGCACCTGGGCCTTAAAAAAGGCGAGTATCAATTGCTCGCGATGGGCGCGACCGGGGCGCGCATCGCCGCGCTGGAAAAAAATCTTGTGCAGGGTAGTTTGATGCCGCCGCCTGCCAACGTCGTCTTGGAAAATCAGGGCTATCGTCTTTTGGGCAACACGGCGGAGATCATTGCCCATCCTATCGCCGGGCTCGGCACGCATGAGAGCAAAATCAAAAGCCAGCCGGAAATGATCAAACGCGTGCTGCGCGCGACCTTGAGGGGTCTTCAATTTGTCCGGAGCAACCGGAGCGACACGGTCAAAATCATCATGGCCCTGGCGCACATCGGCGAAAGAGACGCCGCCCAGGTCTACGATCTCTCGAAAGCGGGATTCAGTCCCAACGGGCTGCTCACCGACGACGACCTCGGCATCGAGTGGGGCTTCATCCAGCAGGAGACCAGGAAAACCAACGTACCCGTCTCAGTGGCTTACGACATGGCGCTGCTGAGAGAAGTTCAGAGGGAGTTGGGGATACAATAA
- the ftsH gene encoding ATP-dependent zinc metalloprotease FtsH, whose translation MNQMSKNLALWLVLVLIFLFLFNIFSKQHGREPEIIFSEFIAAVDRGEIQEVTIQGHNIQGKYRNGERFRSFAPNDPDLVKMLRDKKIKIAAKPEDESPWYMVLLVNWFPMLLLIGVWIFFMRQMQVGGGKAMSFGKSRAKLLTENQHRVTFNDVAGVEEAKEELQEIIAFLKDPKKFTKLGGRIPKGCILVGPPGTGKTLLARAIAGEAGVPFFSISGSDFVEMFVGVGASRVRDLFVQGKKNAPCIIFIDEIDAVGRHRGAGLGGGHDEREQTLNQLLVEMDGFEANEGVILIAATNRPDVLDPALLRPGRFDRRVVVPRPDVKGREGILAVHTRKVPLSPDVDISVLARGTPGFAGADLENLVNEAALQAARNNKEKVDMLDFELAKDKVMMGTERRSMIISDEEKRNTAYHEAGHTLVAKLIPGTDPVHKVTIIPRGMALGLTQQLPIDEKHTYPKEYLLNNLAILFGGRVAEELVLKSMTTGAGNDIERATELARKMVCEWGMSEKLGPMTFGKKEEQIFLGRDFTQQVDYSESTAVEIDAEIRRIIQASYQRAKELLHTNLQLLHKLAEKLLEKESLDGAEIDALMQEFGGNGGSPISPIPVAAAHA comes from the coding sequence TTGAATCAGATGTCTAAAAACCTGGCCCTGTGGCTGGTCCTGGTGCTGATTTTCCTTTTTCTCTTCAACATTTTCAGCAAGCAGCACGGACGCGAGCCGGAGATCATTTTCAGCGAGTTTATCGCCGCGGTCGATCGGGGCGAGATTCAGGAAGTGACCATTCAGGGGCACAATATCCAGGGAAAGTACCGCAACGGCGAGCGCTTCAGGTCGTTTGCGCCCAACGATCCTGACCTCGTCAAGATGCTGCGCGACAAAAAAATCAAAATTGCCGCCAAGCCCGAGGACGAATCTCCCTGGTACATGGTGCTGTTAGTCAACTGGTTTCCGATGCTGCTCTTGATCGGCGTGTGGATCTTTTTCATGCGCCAGATGCAGGTGGGCGGCGGCAAGGCGATGTCCTTCGGCAAGAGCCGGGCGAAGCTCCTCACGGAAAACCAGCATCGGGTGACGTTCAACGACGTTGCCGGAGTCGAAGAAGCGAAGGAAGAGCTGCAAGAGATCATCGCGTTTTTGAAAGATCCGAAGAAGTTCACCAAGCTCGGCGGCAGAATTCCCAAGGGCTGCATCCTCGTCGGCCCGCCGGGCACCGGCAAGACGCTGCTGGCGCGCGCCATCGCCGGCGAGGCGGGCGTGCCCTTCTTCAGCATCAGCGGCTCGGACTTCGTCGAGATGTTCGTCGGCGTCGGCGCCTCGCGGGTGCGCGACCTGTTCGTCCAGGGAAAGAAGAACGCGCCTTGCATCATCTTCATCGACGAGATCGACGCGGTCGGGCGCCACAGAGGCGCAGGCCTCGGCGGCGGCCACGACGAGCGCGAGCAGACGCTGAACCAGTTGCTTGTCGAGATGGACGGCTTCGAGGCCAACGAAGGGGTCATTCTTATCGCCGCGACCAACCGGCCCGACGTGCTCGATCCGGCGCTGCTCCGCCCGGGGAGGTTCGATCGCCGGGTGGTCGTGCCGAGGCCGGACGTCAAAGGACGGGAAGGAATTCTTGCGGTGCATACACGCAAGGTTCCATTGTCGCCGGACGTGGACATCAGCGTCTTGGCCCGCGGGACCCCAGGATTCGCTGGCGCGGACTTGGAGAACCTCGTCAACGAGGCGGCGCTGCAGGCGGCCCGGAACAACAAAGAAAAAGTCGATATGCTGGACTTCGAGCTGGCCAAGGACAAGGTGATGATGGGTACGGAGCGCCGGAGCATGATCATCAGCGATGAAGAAAAGCGCAACACCGCGTACCACGAGGCCGGACACACGCTGGTCGCCAAGCTCATTCCGGGCACCGACCCGGTCCATAAAGTGACGATCATCCCGCGCGGCATGGCGCTGGGCCTGACGCAGCAGCTCCCGATCGACGAGAAGCACACCTATCCCAAGGAATACCTGCTCAACAACCTCGCGATCCTTTTCGGCGGGCGCGTCGCCGAGGAGCTGGTTCTGAAATCTATGACGACGGGCGCGGGCAACGATATCGAGCGCGCCACGGAGCTGGCCCGCAAGATGGTTTGCGAGTGGGGCATGAGCGAGAAGCTCGGACCCATGACGTTCGGCAAGAAAGAGGAGCAGATCTTTTTGGGGCGGGATTTCACCCAGCAGGTGGACTATTCCGAGAGCACGGCCGTCGAGATCGACGCCGAGATCCGGCGCATCATTCAGGCAAGCTATCAACGGGCCAAGGAGCTGCTGCATACCAATCTCCAACTGCTGCACAAGCTCGCCGAGAAGCTTCTCGAAAAAGAGTCGTTGGACGGCGCGGAAATCGATGCCTTGATGCAGGAGTTCGGCGGCAACGGCGGGAGTCCGATTTCTCCCATACCGGTCGCCGCAGCGCATGCTTGA
- a CDS encoding SDR family oxidoreductase, translating to MDITGQAAVVTGAGSGLGRAIALGLAREGAKVLVADVRAVEGQTVLREIRSSGGAGEFFAGDLSQETAARAMIQFCIDRLGGLDILVNNAGLRMEQHDDGFYEPWRCIQMCPAHELSVATWDLVLGVNLRAVFLCTHFALPHMMQRRRGVIISLSSNAGSHGVPGKSPYCASKHAVEGLMKTVAEEMREHGISANAIHPGGRVDVDGRGGNSPEIVVPLVLSLCRQEEPLVTGQTIKAKDWNEKTSNASTGIAR from the coding sequence ATGGATATCACCGGACAAGCTGCCGTAGTCACGGGCGCGGGAAGCGGCTTGGGCCGCGCCATCGCGCTCGGCTTGGCGCGCGAGGGAGCGAAGGTTCTGGTCGCCGACGTCCGAGCCGTCGAGGGACAGACCGTTCTACGGGAAATTCGCTCGTCGGGAGGCGCGGGGGAGTTTTTCGCCGGCGACCTCAGCCAGGAGACCGCCGCGCGTGCGATGATCCAATTCTGCATCGACCGCCTCGGCGGCCTGGATATTCTGGTGAACAACGCGGGGCTCCGAATGGAACAACACGACGACGGCTTCTACGAGCCGTGGCGCTGCATCCAGATGTGCCCCGCGCACGAGCTTTCCGTGGCGACCTGGGACCTGGTTCTCGGCGTGAACCTGAGAGCGGTGTTTCTTTGCACGCATTTCGCCCTGCCGCACATGATGCAAAGGCGGAGAGGCGTGATCATCAGCCTGTCGTCCAACGCCGGAAGCCACGGAGTTCCGGGCAAGAGCCCCTATTGCGCGTCGAAGCACGCCGTCGAAGGCTTGATGAAAACGGTGGCGGAAGAAATGCGCGAGCACGGTATCAGCGCCAACGCGATTCACCCGGGCGGCCGAGTCGACGTCGATGGGCGCGGCGGAAATTCGCCGGAGATCGTCGTCCCGCTGGTGCTGTCCCTCTGCCGCCAGGAAGAGCCGCTCGTCACGGGTCAAACGATCAAAGCCAAAGACTGGAATGAGAAAACATCCAACGCATCGACCGGGATCGCTCGCTGA
- the folP gene encoding dihydropteroate synthase gives MEKSPPESHRYRSAARAPGFALSTRHGTIDMRRRTAVMGIVNVTPDSFSDGGKYFAPARAVARGAEMAEDGADIVDVGGESTRPGARPASAEEEIERVIPVIRGLRRKVSIPISIDTTKSKVARAALDEGADLVNDISALGFDSAMAALVAAEKVPVVLMHMQGTPQTMQHSPAYENVVEEVKTYLQGRVQFAVEAGVEAERIIVDPGIGFGKNLEHNLALLRALGALAALGRPLLVGTSRKTFIGKILDVAPEERLEGSLAAAAASVLAGANIVRVHDVKEAARAVRIADALRFGVAAPAGAGP, from the coding sequence ATGGAGAAGAGCCCTCCGGAATCTCACCGCTATCGATCCGCCGCGCGTGCGCCCGGCTTTGCGCTTTCAACCCGTCATGGAACGATCGACATGCGCCGGCGCACGGCCGTCATGGGGATCGTCAACGTGACGCCGGACTCCTTTTCCGACGGCGGAAAATATTTCGCTCCGGCGCGCGCCGTCGCCCGCGGCGCGGAGATGGCGGAGGACGGCGCGGATATCGTCGACGTCGGCGGCGAGTCCACCCGGCCGGGGGCGCGTCCCGCTTCCGCCGAGGAGGAGATTGAGCGGGTGATCCCCGTCATTCGCGGTCTGCGCCGAAAGGTCTCGATTCCGATCTCGATCGACACGACCAAAAGCAAAGTCGCCCGCGCGGCCCTGGACGAAGGGGCGGATCTCGTCAACGACATCAGCGCGCTCGGCTTCGATTCCGCGATGGCGGCGCTCGTCGCGGCGGAGAAAGTGCCGGTGGTGCTCATGCACATGCAGGGCACGCCCCAGACCATGCAGCACAGTCCGGCTTACGAGAATGTCGTCGAAGAGGTCAAGACGTATTTACAGGGCCGGGTGCAATTCGCCGTCGAAGCGGGCGTCGAGGCCGAGCGGATCATCGTCGATCCCGGCATCGGCTTCGGTAAAAATCTGGAGCACAATCTGGCGCTGCTGCGCGCCCTAGGCGCGCTGGCTGCTCTCGGCCGCCCGCTCCTCGTCGGCACCTCGCGCAAGACCTTTATCGGAAAGATTCTCGACGTCGCCCCCGAGGAGCGGCTGGAAGGGAGCCTGGCGGCGGCGGCGGCTTCCGTGCTCGCGGGGGCGAACATCGTCCGGGTTCACGACGTGAAGGAGGCCGCGCGCGCCGTGCGCATCGCCGACGCGCTCCGGTTCGGCGTCGCCGCGCCCGCCGGAGCGGGGCCATGA
- a CDS encoding lipocalin-like domain-containing protein: MEGYITPLNRSLKSGLRAITILALGLLASSFTYQLAVPGRALRFPQDHFSHPDFKTEWWYYTGHFETESGKSYGYQVTFFRFGLRDRQKEEKAPPLFTDLYMAHFALSDKQKKKFRVAERANRGYNDKAGAATDRYLVWNEDWKVEGQGEGHVIEVKDKDVTLKLRLTWLKTPVLHGDNGLSQKAEGRGRASYYYSLTRLKTEGELEIAGKTEKIRGQSWMDHEFGSNQLAEDQLGWDWFSIQLDNNTELMLYLMRRKDGSIDPYSSGTLVSANGATRHLALRDFQLQALEKWKSPKSGGNYPMRWKVTIPAEGIELDIIPFFPDQELDTRKSTKVTYWEGGVHARGTFQKQPVQGLGYVEMTGYAGKLRV, translated from the coding sequence ATGGAAGGCTATATAACACCGCTCAACCGATCGCTCAAATCAGGCCTTCGCGCCATCACAATTCTGGCGTTGGGTCTGCTAGCTTCGTCGTTTACCTATCAGCTCGCCGTTCCCGGACGGGCGCTGCGATTTCCTCAAGATCACTTCTCTCATCCCGACTTTAAAACCGAGTGGTGGTACTACACCGGCCATTTCGAGACGGAGTCCGGGAAGAGCTATGGCTATCAGGTGACTTTTTTTCGCTTCGGGCTGCGCGACCGGCAGAAAGAGGAAAAAGCGCCGCCATTGTTCACCGATCTCTACATGGCGCATTTCGCGCTCTCGGATAAGCAGAAGAAAAAATTCCGCGTCGCCGAGCGCGCCAATCGCGGCTACAACGACAAGGCCGGCGCCGCCACGGACAGGTATCTCGTCTGGAACGAGGATTGGAAAGTAGAAGGACAAGGCGAAGGCCACGTCATCGAGGTGAAAGATAAGGATGTGACCTTGAAGCTGAGACTGACGTGGCTCAAAACGCCGGTTCTCCATGGTGACAATGGCCTCAGTCAAAAGGCCGAGGGAAGAGGCAGGGCCTCCTACTACTATTCGTTGACGCGGCTCAAGACGGAGGGCGAGCTGGAGATCGCGGGAAAAACCGAAAAGATCCGCGGCCAGAGCTGGATGGACCATGAGTTCGGCAGCAATCAGTTGGCGGAGGATCAGCTCGGCTGGGATTGGTTCAGCATTCAGCTCGACAACAATACGGAGTTGATGCTGTATCTCATGCGGCGGAAAGACGGCTCGATCGATCCGTATTCCAGCGGCACGCTGGTCTCGGCAAATGGCGCGACGCGGCATCTCGCGCTGCGCGACTTTCAGCTCCAGGCGCTGGAGAAATGGAAAAGCCCCAAGAGCGGCGGGAACTACCCCATGCGGTGGAAAGTCACTATTCCTGCCGAAGGAATCGAGCTCGACATCATTCCTTTCTTCCCCGACCAGGAGCTCGACACGCGCAAAAGCACCAAGGTTACTTACTGGGAAGGCGGCGTCCATGCGCGCGGAACTTTTCAAAAGCAGCCAGTGCAGGGACTGGGATACGTCGAGATGACGGGATATGCGGGAAAGTTGAGGGTATGA
- a CDS encoding PIN domain-containing protein, producing the protein MALRLYLDTNVLCRPFDDQTIGRIRRETEAFERILDKIIQDEVALVVSEILVFELRGIVSPDKRAKASGYLHLAKDHHDMTEETLGLARRVVERFKLQPRDALHVASALLAESSYFLTCDDGITKRFKKRSLSASIGIQRRTLRVLNPVDFIGEMQW; encoded by the coding sequence ATGGCCCTTCGACTGTATCTAGATACCAACGTCCTTTGCCGGCCGTTCGACGATCAGACAATCGGGAGGATTCGTCGGGAGACGGAAGCCTTTGAAAGAATCTTGGACAAGATAATCCAGGATGAGGTTGCCTTAGTCGTTTCCGAAATCCTGGTTTTCGAGCTTCGAGGGATCGTATCGCCGGATAAAAGAGCGAAGGCATCCGGCTATCTCCATTTAGCCAAGGACCATCACGACATGACGGAAGAAACACTTGGTCTAGCCAGACGCGTTGTGGAGAGATTCAAGCTACAACCGCGCGACGCATTGCACGTGGCAAGTGCGCTACTTGCAGAGAGCAGTTATTTTCTGACGTGTGACGATGGAATAACAAAGAGGTTTAAGAAGCGGTCCCTTTCTGCTAGTATTGGAATCCAACGCCGCACCTTAAGGGTTCTGAATCCAGTGGACTTCATCGGCGAAATGCAGTGGTGA
- the tilS gene encoding tRNA lysidine(34) synthetase TilS, with protein sequence MLAAVSGGPDSVALLHVLWKLKDEFRLRLEVAHLEHGIRGEEAHEDARFVAEMADGLALPFHLRQVDLPKVKVERGKGNLEEMAREARRDYFAALARERGIQKIALGHTRDDQAETFLMRLLRGSGRKGLSGMDPVTKLKEVEGSPVLVRPLIENSRREIENYLAAEKLEYRTDRTNRDAALLRNWVRLDLLPRLKERIDARLDERLACTADVMRDEENFLQELAQELLPQVAQKGDLLRAPLLGQPVAMQRRLVRLWLEENLGSLRAVEFDHVEAILSLICDGPPQGRVAIPRGREAVRNYDKLRLEKKSRGRRAACYSYELPFEGELAISEAGVKMASARGVLSEARPNDDLEAVFDSSALRQTLTVRNFRDGDRFQPLGMRGHKKVKELFIEKKVPLEVRATLPLLIAGEDILWIPGYGRSEIAKVGAATKEVVKVKLSAISAR encoded by the coding sequence GTGTTGGCCGCCGTTTCGGGCGGGCCGGATTCGGTCGCGTTGCTGCACGTATTGTGGAAGTTGAAGGATGAGTTCCGCCTCCGCTTAGAGGTCGCCCACCTCGAGCACGGCATTCGCGGCGAGGAGGCGCATGAAGACGCGCGCTTTGTCGCCGAGATGGCTGACGGCCTCGCTCTTCCGTTTCATCTGAGGCAAGTAGACCTGCCGAAAGTCAAAGTCGAGCGCGGAAAAGGCAATCTCGAAGAGATGGCCAGAGAAGCGAGGCGTGATTATTTTGCTGCGCTCGCCCGTGAACGGGGCATTCAGAAAATCGCTCTGGGTCACACGCGCGACGATCAAGCGGAGACGTTTTTGATGCGGCTTCTCCGGGGGAGCGGAAGAAAGGGTTTGAGCGGCATGGACCCGGTTACAAAGCTGAAAGAAGTCGAAGGAAGCCCGGTGTTGGTTCGGCCCCTCATCGAAAATTCAAGACGCGAGATCGAAAACTATCTCGCGGCCGAGAAGCTGGAGTACCGGACGGACCGCACGAATCGCGACGCAGCGCTCCTGCGCAACTGGGTCCGCCTGGATCTGCTTCCAAGGCTCAAAGAAAGAATCGATGCCCGCCTCGACGAGCGGTTGGCATGCACGGCCGACGTGATGCGCGACGAGGAGAACTTTTTGCAGGAACTTGCGCAAGAGCTCCTGCCGCAGGTTGCGCAAAAGGGTGACTTGCTGCGCGCGCCGCTGCTCGGGCAACCCGTGGCGATGCAGCGCCGCTTGGTCCGTCTCTGGCTCGAAGAAAATTTGGGGAGTCTTAGAGCCGTCGAGTTCGATCACGTCGAAGCGATCTTGAGTTTGATCTGCGACGGCCCGCCGCAAGGGCGCGTGGCGATTCCGAGAGGACGGGAAGCCGTCCGCAACTACGATAAGCTACGCCTGGAGAAAAAAAGTCGAGGGCGCCGCGCTGCGTGCTACAGCTATGAGCTGCCGTTCGAAGGAGAGTTAGCCATCTCGGAGGCCGGCGTAAAGATGGCAAGCGCGCGCGGCGTCTTATCCGAAGCGCGGCCGAATGACGATCTCGAAGCCGTGTTCGATTCGAGCGCTCTGCGGCAAACGCTGACCGTGCGCAATTTTCGCGACGGCGATCGTTTCCAGCCGCTGGGGATGCGCGGCCACAAGAAAGTCAAAGAGCTATTCATTGAAAAGAAAGTTCCCCTGGAGGTACGCGCAACACTGCCGCTGCTCATCGCCGGCGAAGACATTCTCTGGATTCCCGGCTACGGCCGGAGCGAGATCGCCAAGGTCGGAGCGGCGACGAAAGAGGTCGTAAAAGTAAAACTTTCAGCGATCAGCGCCCGGTAA
- a CDS encoding sulfurtransferase has product MEKKKYTRQELLTTPEELRAKSGDADLRLIDVRQAEVYAQGHIPGAIHFDLFGVSLIDTSPAPLKAFLSMIAHLFELRGVSLDTEVVFYEENSGMRAARGLWFLEYFGHRRVAVLDGGILAWKKAGYPVTTEAVPPKNTRFDVAEQRDLLATYEDVLNSLDDKRARIVDTRSDDEYMGRNIRAARGGAIPGAVHLEWTHNLDAEGRYKSESELRQMYGKLGVTPDKEAIPYCQGGYRSAHTYLALRLIGFPQVRNYIGSWKEWGDRLELPIEKPWEKSGGSS; this is encoded by the coding sequence ATGGAAAAGAAAAAATACACCCGCCAGGAGCTGCTCACAACCCCGGAAGAGTTGAGAGCGAAATCAGGCGACGCCGACCTGCGTCTGATCGACGTGCGCCAGGCGGAGGTCTACGCTCAAGGACACATTCCGGGCGCGATCCATTTCGATTTGTTCGGCGTGAGCCTGATCGACACGAGCCCCGCGCCGCTGAAGGCGTTTCTGTCGATGATCGCGCACCTGTTCGAGCTCCGCGGCGTGAGCCTCGACACCGAAGTCGTTTTCTACGAGGAAAATTCCGGCATGCGCGCGGCGCGCGGCCTGTGGTTTCTGGAATACTTCGGCCACCGGCGCGTCGCCGTCCTCGACGGCGGCATCCTGGCGTGGAAAAAAGCCGGATATCCCGTAACGACCGAAGCCGTGCCGCCGAAGAACACGCGCTTCGACGTCGCGGAGCAAAGAGATCTCCTGGCGACGTACGAAGATGTTCTGAACTCTTTGGACGACAAGCGGGCGCGCATCGTCGATACCCGGAGCGACGACGAATACATGGGACGGAACATCCGCGCGGCGCGCGGCGGCGCAATTCCAGGCGCCGTCCATCTCGAATGGACCCACAACCTCGACGCAGAGGGAAGATACAAATCGGAGAGCGAGCTCAGGCAAATGTACGGGAAGCTCGGCGTCACGCCGGACAAAGAGGCCATCCCTTACTGTCAGGGCGGCTACCGCTCGGCGCACACCTATCTAGCCTTGAGGCTCATCGGCTTCCCGCAGGTCCGCAACTACATCGGCTCGTGGAAGGAATGGGGCGACCGCCTGGAGCTGCCGATCGAGAAGCCGTGGGAGAAAAGCGGCGGATCAAGCTGA
- a CDS encoding ABC transporter substrate-binding protein, which produces MLRTLELLASDSSHLPLLTVFKESRVMEKYGFELELEVVGGAKAPTMAHRAKLVLSGEIDFVSGLHHDTYRERARGEKRLVYLAQAQNNWDDRLMADPKFGGVQDLKGKKIICHTKAPCVAGNLHAVLETCGLKPDEIHIEATETMSGKHLQFVDRVISGEAAAALVDMPFDLYGEKKGLHQVELPDRPVIHNTTLLATSDYIKANDDTVTSFLKGFIEAIHFFKTKPEEVARILKKNLSRRYGLGEDEYYVHLQREWAKLLSKKPYPLPSAIQNVYDLDVGKDPAMKSVGPMETWDLHHLRAIDDSGFIDRLYAARP; this is translated from the coding sequence ATGCTTCGAACTCTAGAGCTTCTCGCCAGCGACTCGTCCCACCTGCCGCTGCTCACGGTTTTCAAGGAATCGCGGGTGATGGAAAAATACGGCTTCGAGCTGGAACTGGAAGTCGTGGGCGGCGCCAAAGCGCCGACGATGGCGCATCGCGCCAAGCTCGTTCTGTCCGGAGAGATCGACTTCGTCAGCGGGCTGCACCACGATACCTACCGCGAGCGAGCGCGCGGGGAGAAGCGGCTCGTCTATCTGGCGCAGGCGCAGAACAATTGGGACGACCGCCTCATGGCCGATCCGAAGTTTGGCGGCGTCCAGGACTTGAAAGGCAAGAAGATTATCTGTCACACCAAGGCGCCTTGCGTCGCCGGCAATCTGCACGCGGTCTTGGAAACTTGCGGCCTCAAACCGGATGAGATTCATATCGAAGCCACCGAAACCATGTCGGGAAAACATTTGCAGTTCGTCGATCGCGTCATTTCCGGCGAGGCGGCCGCGGCCCTGGTGGATATGCCGTTCGATCTTTACGGTGAGAAAAAAGGACTGCATCAGGTTGAGCTGCCGGACCGGCCGGTTATCCACAATACGACGCTGCTTGCTACGAGCGACTACATCAAGGCCAACGACGACACGGTCACGAGCTTCCTCAAGGGCTTCATCGAGGCGATTCATTTCTTCAAGACAAAGCCGGAGGAAGTAGCGCGGATTCTGAAAAAGAACTTATCCCGCCGCTACGGCCTCGGCGAGGACGAATACTACGTTCATCTCCAGCGCGAATGGGCCAAGCTGCTTTCGAAAAAGCCCTATCCGCTGCCGAGCGCGATCCAGAACGTCTACGACTTGGACGTGGGAAAAGACCCCGCGATGAAATCGGTCGGACCGATGGAGACCTGGGATCTGCACCACCTGCGCGCCATCGACGACAGCGGCTTTATCGACCGCCTCTACGCAGCCCGGCCATAA
- a CDS encoding MFS transporter, with amino-acid sequence MEARHTTREEAAEKAAASRFRHGTFSSLRHLNYRYLWTSTVLMSAGQWIQQVTLGWLLYDLTGSAVLLGALNGVRALPFLVAGPIAGVAADRLERKKLMLNTQYVLIATAIGMGTLVASGYLESWHLFVFTLLTGMAWAFNEPVRQSLVPAMVPKHELMNAVALNSIGFNLNKVLGPALGGVLIAAFGAAGNFFVQSAAYAGVLLMIYWMRVPPASGEARKSSALANLKEGFAYVWSNPTVLAIMALAYVPRVFAVPYQTLMPVFQKDVLGVGPEGLGLLMAAPGAGAVLAVLLLASAGNRTRRKGLLLLWSLIFLGTFLILFSRMTSFLLALFMLVGVGSFQIAFMATTNTLLQLLVPDALRGRVMSLYMLDRGLMPAGALAAGVAAHVIGAPATVAAMGGVVIVLALLISWRVPVLRKIQT; translated from the coding sequence TTGGAAGCGCGTCACACGACCCGGGAAGAAGCGGCGGAGAAAGCCGCCGCTTCGCGATTCAGACACGGCACCTTCTCCTCACTCCGTCACCTCAATTACCGCTATCTTTGGACCAGCACGGTGTTGATGAGCGCCGGCCAGTGGATCCAGCAGGTGACTCTGGGATGGCTGCTCTACGATCTCACCGGGTCTGCGGTGCTGCTCGGCGCGCTGAACGGCGTGCGCGCGCTGCCTTTCCTGGTGGCGGGGCCGATCGCCGGGGTGGCCGCCGACCGCCTGGAGCGGAAGAAGCTGATGCTCAACACGCAATACGTCTTGATCGCGACCGCGATCGGCATGGGAACCCTGGTCGCTTCCGGATATCTCGAGTCCTGGCATCTGTTTGTCTTCACGCTGTTGACCGGCATGGCCTGGGCCTTCAACGAGCCGGTGCGCCAGAGTCTCGTCCCCGCCATGGTGCCCAAGCATGAATTGATGAACGCGGTGGCGCTCAATTCGATCGGCTTCAATCTCAACAAGGTCCTCGGCCCGGCTCTCGGCGGCGTGCTCATCGCCGCGTTCGGCGCCGCCGGCAATTTCTTCGTTCAGAGCGCCGCCTACGCGGGCGTGCTGTTGATGATCTACTGGATGCGCGTCCCGCCGGCGTCGGGGGAAGCGCGGAAGTCATCCGCGCTGGCCAATCTCAAGGAAGGATTCGCCTACGTCTGGTCCAATCCCACGGTCCTGGCGATCATGGCGCTGGCCTATGTGCCGCGCGTCTTTGCGGTTCCTTACCAGACGCTGATGCCGGTCTTTCAAAAAGACGTGCTCGGCGTCGGGCCGGAAGGACTGGGTCTCCTGATGGCCGCGCCGGGCGCGGGCGCCGTGCTCGCGGTTCTGCTGCTGGCCTCGGCCGGCAACCGAACGAGGCGCAAAGGGCTGTTGCTGTTGTGGAGCCTGATTTTCCTCGGAACTTTTTTGATCCTGTTCTCCCGCATGACCTCGTTTCTCCTGGCGCTCTTCATGCTGGTCGGCGTGGGAAGCTTTCAGATCGCCTTTATGGCGACGACCAACACGCTGTTGCAACTGCTCGTGCCCGACGCATTGCGCGGGAGGGTGATGAGTCTCTACATGCTGGACCGCGGGCTGATGCCGGCCGGGGCGCTCGCGGCCGGAGTCGCCGCCCACGTCATCGGCGCGCCGGCGACCGTGGCGGCTATGGGCGGAGTCGTGATCGTGCTCGCGCTGTTGATCTCATGGCGCGTGCCGGTGCTGCGAAAGATACAAACTTAA